A section of the Salinisphaera sp. T31B1 genome encodes:
- the hemH gene encoding ferrochelatase — protein MSSRHAPRPIGVLFTNLGTPDDTSVSAVRRYLAEFLSDRRVVDLNRALWLPILYGVILTFRPKNSAEGYRSVWMDEGSPLMVYARRQVDAIQKRLDADVSTPVHVALAMRYGNPSIEAGLRELDAAGCKQVLVLPAYPQYSATTVATTFDKVGEVLADWPEPPQLRQINRYHDHPAYIQALAQSVREHWQQHGRGEKLVMSFHGIPKRYVKQGDPYPRDCGVTAQLLASELGLGRNDYKVCFQSRFGREPWLQPYLDETMKAWGKAGMKRVDVMCPGFSADCLETLEEIREENREYFENAGGGELRYIPALNAREDHIEMFTQLIQRELAGWL, from the coding sequence ATGAGTTCCCGCCACGCGCCGCGCCCGATCGGGGTGCTGTTCACCAATCTCGGCACGCCCGACGACACGTCGGTATCGGCGGTACGCCGCTATCTCGCGGAATTTCTAAGTGATCGGCGCGTGGTCGATCTCAACCGCGCGTTGTGGCTGCCGATCCTCTACGGTGTGATCCTCACGTTTCGACCAAAGAATTCGGCCGAGGGCTACCGCTCGGTCTGGATGGACGAGGGCTCGCCGCTCATGGTCTATGCCCGGCGCCAGGTCGATGCGATCCAGAAACGGCTGGACGCCGACGTTTCGACGCCGGTTCATGTGGCACTGGCGATGCGCTATGGCAACCCGTCGATTGAGGCCGGCCTGCGTGAACTGGATGCAGCGGGCTGCAAGCAGGTGCTGGTGCTGCCGGCCTATCCGCAGTACTCGGCCACCACGGTGGCCACCACCTTCGACAAGGTCGGTGAAGTGCTGGCCGACTGGCCGGAGCCGCCACAGCTGCGACAGATCAATCGCTATCACGATCATCCGGCCTATATCCAAGCGCTGGCCCAGTCCGTACGCGAACACTGGCAGCAGCATGGCCGCGGTGAAAAGCTGGTGATGTCGTTTCACGGCATTCCCAAGCGCTATGTCAAACAGGGCGATCCCTATCCGCGCGATTGTGGAGTGACCGCGCAGCTGCTGGCCAGCGAGCTAGGGCTGGGGCGCAACGACTACAAAGTGTGTTTTCAAAGTCGCTTCGGACGCGAGCCCTGGTTGCAGCCCTATCTCGACGAGACGATGAAGGCCTGGGGCAAGGCCGGCATGAAGCGCGTCGATGTCATGTGCCCGGGGTTTTCGGCGGACTGTCTGGAAACACTGGAAGAGATCCGCGAGGAAAACCGCGAGTATTTCGAAAACGCGGGCGGCGGAGAGCTGCGCTATATCCCGGCGCTCAACGCGCGCGAAGATCATATCGAGATGTTCACCCAGCTGATCCAGCGCGAACTCGCCGGCTGGCTGTAA
- the sohB gene encoding protease SohB, translated as MELIADFAVNYGLFLAKAATVVIAIGLCVTWIVSALAQARAARQGESLQVNHVNERLDRMADTLSHALLNDTERKARSKRRKVEAKQKAKAEKLGKRHESRRLFVLDFDGDIRASAVESLREAITAVLQVVEAEDEVLLRLESAGGMVHSYGLAASQLARLRDAGVRLTISVDRLAASGGYMMACVGERIVAAPFAIIGSIGVVAQIPNFNRLLKDKQIDFELHTAGDHKRTLTVFGENTDEGRAKFREELEQTHGLFKDFVQRYRPTLDIDRVATGEHWYGTRALELELVDELATSDDLMLAAARDGRDVFTLEVQTRRSLLSRLTHQSRLAVHRGLVDSGLARVVHRSHEA; from the coding sequence ATGGAGCTGATCGCCGATTTCGCCGTCAACTACGGCCTGTTTCTAGCCAAGGCCGCTACGGTGGTGATTGCCATCGGGCTGTGCGTCACCTGGATCGTATCGGCCCTCGCCCAGGCGCGGGCCGCTCGCCAGGGCGAGTCGCTACAGGTCAACCACGTGAACGAGCGGCTCGATCGCATGGCCGATACGCTCAGCCATGCACTGCTCAACGACACCGAGCGCAAGGCGCGGTCCAAACGTCGAAAGGTCGAGGCGAAGCAGAAGGCCAAGGCGGAAAAACTCGGTAAACGGCATGAGTCGCGCCGATTGTTCGTACTGGATTTCGACGGCGATATCCGCGCCAGCGCGGTGGAATCGCTACGTGAGGCGATCACCGCCGTCCTTCAGGTCGTCGAGGCCGAAGATGAAGTCCTGCTGCGGCTGGAATCCGCGGGCGGCATGGTACATAGCTATGGTCTGGCCGCCTCGCAGCTGGCCCGCCTACGCGATGCGGGCGTACGCCTGACAATAAGCGTCGACCGGCTTGCCGCCAGTGGCGGCTACATGATGGCCTGCGTGGGCGAGCGGATCGTCGCCGCGCCCTTTGCGATCATCGGCTCGATCGGAGTGGTTGCTCAGATCCCCAACTTCAACCGCCTGCTCAAGGACAAGCAGATCGATTTCGAACTGCATACGGCCGGCGATCACAAGCGCACCTTGACCGTCTTCGGCGAGAATACCGACGAGGGCCGGGCAAAGTTCCGCGAGGAGCTGGAGCAGACGCACGGCCTGTTCAAGGATTTCGTTCAGCGATATCGACCGACGCTGGATATCGACCGGGTGGCCACTGGCGAACACTGGTACGGCACCCGGGCGCTCGAACTGGAGCTGGTCGACGAACTCGCCACCAGCGATGACTTGATGCTCGCTGCGGCTCGGGACGGTCGCGATGTATTCACCCTCGAGGTTCAGACCCGGCGCAGCCTGCTCAGCCGACTGACCCATCAATCTCGCCTGGCCGTGCACCGGGGGCTGGTCGACAGCGGTCTGGCGAGAGTGGTGCATCGCTCGCACGAGGCATGA
- a CDS encoding DegQ family serine endoprotease, producing the protein MRTHASTRLQAFILLVFLMLAGASAQATVPSGMLAGDNPSLAPMLDKALPAVVNVVVTGKPQQMPDNPLFNDPFFRRFFDMPDQQKRQQAPSQPTATGSGVIVNADKGVVITNHHVVKDAEKIVVRLNDNREYDAKVIGDDPETDIAVLKIDAGNDKLTQLPIADSDNLRVGDFVVAIGNPFGLRQTVTSGIVSGLGRHGLGNRYEDFIQTDASINPGNSGGALVNLDGELVGINSAILSRTGGNIGIGFAIPSNLVNTVYKQISKYGEVKRGRLGVVGQDLTSDLAKAFDLDINQGVVVAQVMPDSPAEKAGLKERDVITQVNGKPINDFSELANAIGLKSPGEKVKITILRNGKQQQVEATLANAEDVASADSAGGNAGGDLAKGLAGASFGPIGDDNPLAGEVEGIAVTDIQPGSPAARAGLQPGDVITSINRQPITDVSQLSELAGPDTKQLLLHVRRGRGALFLLIR; encoded by the coding sequence ATGAGGACACATGCTTCAACGCGCCTGCAGGCGTTCATTCTTCTTGTTTTTCTGATGCTGGCCGGCGCCAGCGCTCAGGCCACAGTGCCCAGCGGCATGCTGGCCGGCGACAATCCGTCGCTCGCGCCGATGCTGGACAAGGCCCTGCCCGCGGTCGTGAACGTCGTGGTCACCGGCAAGCCGCAGCAGATGCCGGATAACCCGTTGTTCAACGACCCGTTCTTTCGCCGCTTCTTCGATATGCCCGACCAGCAGAAGCGTCAACAGGCGCCGAGCCAGCCGACCGCGACCGGCTCGGGCGTGATCGTCAACGCCGACAAGGGCGTGGTGATCACCAACCACCACGTGGTCAAGGACGCCGAGAAGATCGTGGTCCGGCTCAACGACAACCGTGAATACGATGCCAAGGTCATCGGCGACGATCCGGAAACCGATATCGCCGTGCTCAAGATCGACGCGGGCAACGACAAGCTCACCCAGCTGCCGATCGCCGACTCCGACAACCTGCGCGTAGGCGATTTCGTGGTGGCCATCGGCAATCCGTTCGGGCTGCGCCAGACGGTGACCTCGGGCATCGTCAGCGGTCTGGGCCGCCATGGCCTGGGCAATCGCTACGAGGACTTCATTCAGACCGACGCCTCGATCAACCCGGGTAACTCCGGTGGCGCGCTGGTCAATCTAGACGGCGAGCTGGTCGGCATCAACAGCGCCATCCTGTCGCGCACGGGCGGCAATATCGGCATCGGCTTCGCGATTCCCAGCAATCTGGTGAACACGGTCTACAAGCAGATCTCCAAGTACGGCGAGGTCAAGCGCGGGCGGCTTGGTGTAGTCGGCCAGGACCTGACGAGCGACCTGGCCAAGGCGTTCGATCTGGATATCAATCAAGGCGTCGTCGTAGCGCAAGTCATGCCGGATTCGCCGGCCGAAAAGGCCGGGCTCAAGGAGCGCGACGTGATCACTCAGGTCAACGGCAAACCGATCAACGACTTCTCCGAGCTGGCCAATGCAATCGGGCTGAAATCGCCGGGCGAGAAAGTCAAGATCACGATTTTGCGTAACGGCAAGCAGCAACAGGTCGAGGCCACGCTCGCCAACGCCGAGGACGTCGCCTCGGCCGACTCGGCCGGCGGCAACGCGGGGGGCGATCTGGCCAAAGGGCTGGCCGGGGCGAGCTTCGGCCCCATCGGCGACGACAATCCGCTGGCCGGCGAAGTCGAAGGCATCGCCGTGACCGATATCCAGCCCGGCAGCCCGGCGGCACGTGCCGGTTTGCAGCCCGGTGATGTGATCACCTCCATCAACCGCCAGCCGATCACCGATGTATCGCAGTTATCGGAGCTGGCAGGCCCTGATACCAAGCAGCTGCTGCTGCACGTCAGACGCGGACGCGGCGCGCTGTTCCTGCTCATCCGCTGA
- a CDS encoding cell division protein ZapA: MPPEKKQTALTIRILGRDYSVACPDGERETLLNSAEYLSRRMQAIQRQGKTLGIERIAVMAALNMARDLIAAERRLEARNAPASDSPRDLDERLTQLQLRIDTALDEQP; the protein is encoded by the coding sequence ATGCCTCCAGAAAAAAAACAGACCGCGCTGACGATTCGTATTCTGGGCCGGGATTATTCGGTCGCCTGCCCGGACGGTGAACGCGAAACTCTGTTGAACTCCGCCGAGTATCTTTCGCGCCGCATGCAGGCGATCCAGCGACAGGGAAAGACATTGGGCATCGAGCGCATCGCCGTCATGGCCGCGCTCAATATGGCCCGCGACCTGATCGCCGCCGAGCGCCGGCTGGAAGCACGCAACGCGCCCGCGTCAGACTCGCCACGCGATCTCGACGAACGTCTCACCCAACTGCAACTGCGCATCGACACCGCGCTTGATGAGCAGCCCTGA
- a CDS encoding 5-formyltetrahydrofolate cyclo-ligase produces the protein MSDPADQRRCALAARRRLTPAVRRRFSHRACTRLSRLAVFRRARRIGLYWPLSSEIDPRPLLAACRAEQRVYLPRVQAHHLRFVAITGPDFPSRNSSLGVREPRGGRSVAVHTLDLLIMPLAAFDARAHRIGLGGGFYDRTLSGYRQRPYACPQLVGLAYDVQRVDAIRPKPWDVSLDMVVSERAVYPGYRRVDGPGLY, from the coding sequence GTGAGTGATCCGGCCGATCAACGCCGCTGTGCGCTTGCCGCACGGCGCCGGCTCACCCCCGCCGTTCGACGGCGGTTCAGCCACCGTGCCTGTACCCGACTGTCCCGGCTGGCGGTATTCCGTCGTGCGCGGCGGATCGGCCTGTATTGGCCGTTGTCTAGCGAAATCGATCCTCGCCCCCTGCTGGCCGCATGCCGGGCCGAACAACGTGTGTATCTGCCGCGCGTGCAGGCACATCACCTGCGTTTTGTAGCGATCACCGGCCCCGACTTTCCCAGTCGTAACAGCTCGTTGGGCGTACGGGAGCCGCGCGGCGGACGTAGCGTGGCCGTCCACACCCTCGACCTGCTGATCATGCCGCTGGCCGCATTCGATGCCCGAGCCCACCGGATCGGGCTGGGCGGCGGATTCTACGACCGCACACTGTCCGGGTATCGCCAACGTCCATATGCCTGTCCACAGCTGGTGGGCTTGGCCTATGACGTGCAGCGGGTCGACGCCATACGGCCGAAGCCCTGGGACGTCAGCCTCGATATGGTCGTCAGCGAACGCGCCGTCTATCCAGGTTATCGCCGAGTTGACGGGCCTGGGCTGTATTGA
- a CDS encoding EVE domain-containing protein encodes MRYWLMKSEPDEFSIQDLQERAEQTEGWDGVRNYQARNFMRDDMSEGDLALFYHSNTKVPGVAGIMRISRAGYPDDTAFDPNDPHYDPKSDPANPRWYRVDVTFERELDRLVPLAEIKDHADALEGFPLVRKGNRLSVMPVDKRHWDFILELEKKPAE; translated from the coding sequence ATGCGCTACTGGCTGATGAAATCCGAGCCCGACGAGTTCAGCATTCAGGATCTGCAGGAACGCGCCGAGCAGACCGAGGGCTGGGACGGGGTGCGTAACTATCAGGCCCGCAATTTCATGCGCGACGACATGTCGGAAGGCGATCTGGCGCTGTTCTATCATTCCAACACCAAGGTGCCGGGGGTGGCTGGAATCATGCGTATTTCGCGTGCCGGCTATCCGGACGATACGGCGTTCGACCCGAATGATCCGCACTACGATCCGAAATCGGACCCGGCCAACCCGCGCTGGTACCGCGTCGACGTTACATTCGAACGTGAACTCGATCGGCTCGTCCCGCTGGCTGAAATCAAGGATCACGCCGACGCGCTGGAGGGCTTCCCCTTGGTGCGCAAGGGCAACCGTCTGTCGGTGATGCCGGTCGACAAGCGGCACTGGGACTTCATTCTCGAGCTGGAGAAAAAACCGGCCGAGTGA
- a CDS encoding glycosyltransferase family 9 protein, with protein MTDLSDTYEVPREVCILRLSALGDCANVVPTIHTLQAARPDIRITWVVNRAEAGLVADLPGVECVAYDKRGGRSAISELKRSLAGRRFDALLDMHASWRANRISLLIRARRRIGFDARRARDAQRLFVRERISAIASRHVVDGFLAFAGRLGARAPIMDWRVPISDADRAHAQALVAETPGELLLISPCSSHTRRNWLAERYAAAADHAARAHGLRVVLVGGPSDIERRMGSDIEAAMQSPALNLIGQTSLKQLLAVFEQGRILLTPDSGPAHMANASNIDTISLHAATDPRRSGAYRSRQLCVDYFAEAARVYRNATPDTLKWGTRIEDDDGVMALIPVAAVTERIDQAMARPPRARVSSDMPVCRERITR; from the coding sequence ATGACCGATCTGTCCGATACGTACGAAGTGCCGCGGGAGGTTTGTATTCTGCGGCTCTCGGCGCTTGGCGACTGTGCCAACGTCGTACCCACGATCCATACATTACAGGCGGCGCGGCCGGATATTCGTATCACCTGGGTGGTCAACCGCGCCGAGGCCGGGCTGGTTGCCGATCTACCGGGCGTGGAATGCGTGGCCTATGACAAGCGGGGCGGCCGATCCGCGATCAGCGAGCTCAAGCGGTCGCTGGCCGGCCGGCGCTTCGATGCGTTGCTTGATATGCATGCCAGCTGGCGGGCCAACCGTATCAGCCTGCTCATTCGGGCCCGGCGCCGGATCGGCTTCGATGCCAGGCGCGCTCGCGATGCACAGCGGCTGTTCGTGCGCGAGCGCATATCGGCGATCGCGAGTCGACACGTAGTCGACGGTTTCCTCGCGTTCGCCGGACGGCTCGGTGCGCGCGCTCCGATCATGGACTGGCGCGTGCCCATCAGCGATGCCGATCGTGCACACGCGCAGGCGTTGGTCGCCGAGACACCCGGCGAGCTTTTGTTGATCAGCCCCTGTTCCAGCCATACCCGCCGCAACTGGCTGGCCGAGCGGTATGCGGCCGCGGCCGACCATGCCGCACGCGCCCACGGTCTGCGTGTGGTGCTTGTCGGCGGGCCCAGCGATATCGAACGCCGGATGGGGTCGGATATCGAAGCCGCGATGCAGTCGCCGGCGCTGAATCTGATCGGCCAGACGTCACTCAAGCAGCTGCTGGCGGTGTTCGAGCAGGGTCGGATTCTGCTCACTCCGGATTCCGGGCCGGCTCATATGGCCAATGCCAGCAATATCGACACGATCTCGCTGCATGCGGCCACCGATCCGCGACGAAGCGGTGCCTATCGCAGCCGCCAACTATGTGTCGATTATTTCGCAGAGGCCGCTCGGGTCTATCGAAACGCGACGCCGGATACGCTGAAGTGGGGGACACGGATCGAAGACGACGACGGCGTGATGGCGCTAATCCCGGTCGCCGCGGTCACCGAGCGTATCGACCAGGCCATGGCGCGCCCGCCCCGTGCGCGCGTGTCGTCCGACATGCCCGTCTGCCGCGAACGCATCACGCGCTGA
- a CDS encoding cation diffusion facilitator family transporter, whose protein sequence is MAKGSKTVIYAALAGNLLIAITKFIAASFTGSAAMMAEGIHSTVDTGNQGLLLYGMKRAKRPADARFPFGYGKEIYFWSFMVAVLIFAVGSGISIYEGVNRLLHPHPVESPIVNYVVLGLAMLFEGAAWFIAAREFNRVRGKWGVFEAVRRGKDPASFLVLFEDSAAMLGLVVAFAALLAGQLTGIAWFDGAASICIGLILAVTAVWLAIETKGLLLGEAANQHVVQKIRAIVGREDVVARVNEVLTMHVGPEYILANISVRFRAGLTGEQIQQAIERMDGEIKAGCEHVERIFIEAEREADRPNGKPAGQPA, encoded by the coding sequence ATGGCCAAAGGTTCCAAGACCGTCATCTATGCGGCATTGGCCGGTAATCTGCTGATTGCGATCACCAAGTTCATCGCTGCCTCGTTCACCGGCAGTGCCGCGATGATGGCCGAAGGGATTCATTCCACGGTGGATACCGGCAACCAGGGACTGCTGCTCTACGGAATGAAACGCGCAAAGCGCCCGGCGGACGCGCGTTTCCCGTTCGGTTACGGCAAGGAGATCTACTTCTGGAGCTTCATGGTGGCCGTGCTCATCTTTGCCGTGGGTTCGGGCATTTCGATCTATGAAGGGGTCAACCGGTTGCTGCATCCGCATCCGGTGGAAAGCCCGATCGTCAACTATGTCGTCCTCGGTCTTGCGATGTTGTTTGAAGGCGCTGCCTGGTTCATCGCCGCGCGCGAATTCAATCGGGTGCGCGGCAAGTGGGGCGTATTCGAGGCGGTTCGCCGTGGCAAGGATCCGGCCTCGTTTCTGGTGCTGTTCGAGGATAGCGCCGCCATGCTGGGGCTGGTCGTCGCGTTTGCCGCGCTGCTCGCCGGTCAGCTCACCGGCATCGCCTGGTTCGACGGTGCGGCCTCGATCTGTATCGGCCTGATCCTGGCGGTGACCGCCGTATGGCTTGCCATCGAGACCAAGGGCCTGTTGCTGGGCGAGGCGGCCAATCAGCACGTCGTACAGAAGATCCGCGCCATCGTCGGCCGCGAAGACGTAGTGGCACGGGTCAACGAGGTGCTGACCATGCATGTCGGGCCCGAATACATCCTGGCCAATATCAGCGTACGTTTCCGGGCCGGGCTGACCGGCGAGCAGATCCAGCAGGCGATCGAACGGATGGATGGCGAGATCAAGGCCGGCTGCGAGCACGTCGAGCGTATATTCATCGAGGCCGAGCGCGAGGCCGATCGCCCGAACGGCAAGCCGGCCGGTCAGCCGGCGTGA
- a CDS encoding cation diffusion facilitator family transporter: MSESGSKTVILAALAGNSLIAVSKFVASIFTGSTAMLAEGIHSVIDTGNQGLLLFGMKRAAKPPDAKYPFGYGKEIYFWSFMVAVLLFTLGAGLSIFEGVEKILHPHPISHPYINYLVLGLAIVFEGTSWLIAAREFRRIKGSWGVFEAVRRGKDPNKFLVLFEDTAAIAGLLLAIAGLALVQITGIELFDGVASIGIGLILAVASVGLAIETKGLLIGEAANKYVVSDIHEVLTADPAVERINEIPTMHIGPEYVLANISLRFKPDLSGRELQDAIARMDRNIKQRCPTVKRVFIEAEYEADRSPAHGQTADKIGEDSTTPA, translated from the coding sequence ATGTCTGAATCGGGTTCCAAGACCGTCATTCTGGCTGCACTGGCGGGCAACAGCCTGATTGCGGTAAGCAAGTTCGTGGCGTCCATATTCACCGGCAGTACTGCCATGCTGGCCGAAGGTATCCACTCGGTGATCGATACCGGCAACCAGGGTCTGCTGCTGTTCGGCATGAAGCGTGCCGCCAAGCCGCCGGACGCGAAATATCCGTTCGGCTACGGCAAGGAGATCTACTTCTGGAGCTTCATGGTGGCCGTGCTGCTGTTTACGCTCGGCGCCGGGCTGTCGATTTTCGAAGGGGTGGAGAAGATCCTGCACCCGCACCCGATCTCGCATCCTTACATCAACTACCTGGTCCTGGGGCTCGCCATCGTCTTCGAGGGCACCAGCTGGCTGATCGCGGCGCGCGAGTTCCGACGAATCAAGGGCAGCTGGGGCGTGTTCGAGGCGGTTCGGCGCGGCAAGGATCCGAACAAGTTTCTCGTGCTGTTCGAGGATACGGCCGCGATCGCCGGCCTGCTGCTGGCGATCGCTGGACTGGCGCTCGTACAGATCACCGGCATCGAGTTGTTCGATGGCGTGGCCTCGATCGGCATCGGGTTGATCCTGGCCGTGGCCTCGGTGGGCCTGGCCATCGAGACCAAGGGACTTTTGATCGGCGAGGCTGCCAACAAATACGTGGTCAGCGATATTCATGAGGTGCTGACCGCGGATCCGGCCGTCGAGCGGATCAACGAGATCCCGACCATGCATATCGGCCCGGAGTACGTGCTCGCCAATATCAGCCTGCGATTCAAGCCGGACCTGTCGGGTCGGGAGCTGCAGGATGCGATTGCGCGCATGGATCGCAACATCAAGCAGCGTTGTCCCACGGTCAAACGGGTGTTCATCGAAGCCGAATACGAGGCCGATCGGTCGCCGGCGCACGGCCAGACGGCCGACAAGATCGGCGAAGATTCCACAACGCCCGCCTGA
- the ilvA gene encoding threonine ammonia-lyase, biosynthetic: protein MNSSLKQTAEAVSASPVDIGDAEYLKRINTARVYDVAIETPLVAAEQLSQRIGNRLFLKREDLQPVHSFKLRGAYNKIAQLSPEERARGVICASAGNHAQGVALSGRNMGIRAVIVMPRTTPAIKVRAVAGFGGEIVLHGDSYDEAAAHAAELQKRDGLVYVHPYDDPDVIAGQGTIGMEIVRQHPQDIHAVFVCVGGGGLLAGVAAYIKSVRPSIRVIGVEPEDAASMGAALATGERVMLKDVGLFADGVAVKQAGVEPFRLCSKHVDAMMTVSVDEICAAVRDIYEDTRSLAEPAGALAVAGAKKYAAETGIIDEHLVAIQSGANVNFDRLSYIAERAELGEQREALLAVTIPEKPGSFRRFCTIIGDRSISEFNYRYADAASAQIFVGVKLTNGVAERDALIGELQDGGYAVLDMSRNEMAKLHVRHMVGGRARGAGDEILFRVEFPERPGALLKFLESVGDRWNISLFHYRNHGHAHGLVLVGMQVGAHEQADCRAALDALGYEYAEETGNPAYQLFLHDA, encoded by the coding sequence ATGAACAGCAGTCTCAAACAGACCGCAGAAGCCGTATCGGCATCGCCCGTTGATATCGGCGACGCCGAGTATCTCAAGCGTATCAACACGGCCCGTGTCTACGATGTCGCGATCGAAACGCCGCTGGTCGCTGCCGAGCAGCTCAGCCAGCGTATCGGCAATCGGCTGTTTCTAAAGCGTGAGGATCTGCAGCCCGTCCATTCGTTCAAACTGCGCGGTGCCTACAACAAGATCGCGCAGCTGAGTCCGGAGGAACGGGCGCGTGGCGTGATCTGTGCCTCGGCCGGCAATCATGCCCAGGGTGTGGCGCTGTCCGGGCGCAACATGGGGATTCGTGCGGTGATCGTCATGCCGCGCACCACACCGGCGATCAAGGTACGCGCGGTGGCCGGATTCGGCGGCGAGATCGTGCTCCATGGCGATAGCTACGACGAGGCCGCCGCCCACGCTGCCGAATTGCAGAAGCGCGACGGACTGGTCTATGTACATCCCTACGACGACCCGGACGTGATCGCCGGGCAGGGGACCATCGGCATGGAGATCGTGCGCCAGCATCCGCAGGATATTCATGCTGTGTTCGTCTGCGTGGGTGGCGGGGGCCTGCTGGCCGGTGTCGCGGCCTATATCAAGAGCGTGAGGCCGTCGATACGGGTGATCGGCGTCGAGCCCGAGGATGCGGCCAGTATGGGTGCAGCGCTGGCCACGGGCGAACGCGTCATGCTCAAGGACGTCGGCCTGTTTGCCGACGGCGTGGCGGTCAAACAGGCGGGTGTGGAGCCGTTCCGGCTGTGCTCCAAGCACGTGGACGCGATGATGACGGTCTCGGTCGACGAGATCTGCGCGGCCGTGCGCGACATCTACGAAGACACGCGGTCGCTCGCCGAGCCGGCCGGGGCCCTGGCGGTCGCCGGAGCCAAGAAGTATGCCGCCGAAACCGGCATCATCGACGAACATCTGGTCGCCATACAGTCCGGAGCCAACGTCAATTTCGATCGGCTGTCCTATATCGCCGAGCGCGCCGAGCTGGGCGAGCAACGCGAGGCTCTGCTGGCGGTCACCATTCCCGAGAAACCGGGCTCGTTTCGCCGGTTCTGCACGATCATTGGCGATCGCTCGATCAGCGAGTTCAACTATCGGTATGCCGATGCTGCCTCTGCCCAGATCTTCGTGGGCGTGAAGCTGACCAACGGCGTCGCCGAGCGCGATGCCCTGATCGGCGAGCTCCAGGACGGCGGCTATGCCGTGCTGGACATGAGCCGTAACGAAATGGCGAAGCTCCATGTGCGCCATATGGTTGGTGGCCGGGCGCGTGGTGCCGGCGACGAGATTCTGTTCCGGGTGGAGTTCCCGGAGCGTCCCGGGGCGTTGCTGAAATTCCTGGAAAGTGTCGGCGATCGCTGGAACATCTCGTTGTTCCACTACCGAAATCATGGCCATGCCCATGGCCTGGTACTGGTAGGCATGCAGGTCGGCGCGCACGAGCAGGCCGACTGCCGTGCCGCGCTGGACGCACTCGGCTACGAATATGCCGAGGAGACCGGCAATCCCGCCTATCAGCTGTTTCTCCACGACGCCTGA
- the proC gene encoding pyrroline-5-carboxylate reductase, whose translation MNQTIVFVGGGNMATSLISGLRSAGHPGERITVVEPDADKRTTLTERWDVCAVAEASSEALDADVVVLAVKPQMMRAVATDLSERLDGASPLVISIAAGVPLAGLRTWLGEHLAYVRCMPNTPSLIGAGATGLYADDSVTADQREVAETMLASAGMTAWVGQESLLDAVTATSGSGPAYFFAFMEAMVEGARALGLDEDAARTLVLNTALGAARMAIESGDDPATLRRNVTSPGGTTEQALNTFSEGDLAGLVARAMRSAAERADTLGRELVDDAS comes from the coding sequence ATGAACCAGACCATCGTATTCGTGGGCGGCGGCAACATGGCCACCAGCCTGATCAGCGGCCTGCGTAGCGCCGGCCATCCGGGCGAGCGGATCACCGTGGTCGAGCCCGATGCCGACAAACGCACCACGCTGACCGAGCGCTGGGACGTATGCGCCGTCGCCGAGGCTTCGTCGGAGGCGCTCGACGCCGACGTGGTGGTGCTCGCAGTCAAGCCACAGATGATGCGTGCCGTGGCCACCGATCTTTCCGAGCGACTGGACGGGGCCTCGCCACTGGTGATTTCCATCGCGGCCGGCGTCCCCCTGGCGGGTTTGCGCACGTGGCTGGGCGAGCACCTGGCCTACGTACGCTGCATGCCCAACACGCCGTCACTGATCGGTGCGGGCGCGACCGGACTGTATGCCGACGACAGCGTGACCGCCGACCAGCGGGAGGTCGCGGAAACGATGCTCGCCAGCGCGGGCATGACCGCCTGGGTCGGGCAGGAGTCGCTACTGGATGCGGTCACCGCCACATCGGGCAGCGGGCCGGCCTATTTCTTCGCTTTCATGGAAGCCATGGTCGAAGGCGCACGCGCTCTGGGGCTTGATGAAGACGCTGCCCGAACGCTGGTGCTCAACACCGCCCTGGGCGCGGCCCGCATGGCGATCGAATCCGGCGACGACCCGGCCACGCTGCGTCGCAACGTCACCTCACCCGGCGGTACCACGGAACAGGCGTTGAACACCTTTTCCGAAGGCGATCTGGCCGGGCTGGTCGCGCGCGCGATGCGCTCGGCGGCCGAACGCGCCGATACGCTGGGCCGCGAACTGGTAGACGACGCGTCATGA